One Rhizoctonia solani chromosome 1, complete sequence DNA window includes the following coding sequences:
- a CDS encoding endonuclease/exonuclease/phosphatase family protein: protein MDSNIEENSIKPVNKLRERFEALAASSTTKAGGSHSNDHEEGLPTGGDTMPNASPRRNGLANLRPSSIVSSPGRNSSVMLKKDTESDASNDIDEAPTPTQIRASPPPISRKPGLKPPPPPPPERTSTLKSKSSTDSVVSSKGLTPIGVHRKPPPPPPLHMLPALPLSDPWILLPLVHPVFCYRLTVKFDDHHLPYLERVPPRWLPRLLMVKLLLFYRFASISRIRLKLNLFTTILRPSKSTGFVHTFYTWIPGAASSFPTSPDSMSSSNTTVHHTLPRRTDTLNQQAEVDEFGLGLRSPPPRHHSLNSGRSASVPMGRPAPPPPPPPRPSSVLSPASAISPQRELRTRLSEVIPIVPSPVSTASTAPPPPMATRPTSSTWGRLAGLKAWATSEIHDHGSFKPPPPPTRTIAPGDKLPPPRRVSGDDSSDSEDDVTTGPLSSNPAARKLQDDMPDSSQSRRCPPIYRSFTPVHVPSHGAVVAAAGYRICIAHTSIEIYDAQRMPSPQFIIDLEYIGLSGDQKNHGSPLWNSALAKLAKKMVDTFGAVERMVHLFELDAWSGHVTDVLIPSGGHSQAVIHVLRYGNSMLTMDESGKIIVFEPSEDRLAPALSRFTRSHRAAEKQTFAKILGGHLWTSGANSGGNTTSTRGTPFRTYDLLATNFTTKHLFPSEPVGPALCGAIIPESPDRVYIGHEGGCISIWKYDILTSQHTCVQVVKLSASSVITMEGVGSRLWLGTRSGTITVCEVREDSPWMVTNQWQAHGDSPVAHIAVDPYSISKVGKLVVYSVGRDDRMLFWDGLVGDNWIDDEMQKREEEYSTYRDVKVLICTWNIDSAKPDLLTGNRDNTSFLDNVLGSVDRPDIIVFGFQEVIDLENKKLTAKTVLLGSQKSKTEKISEKVSRSYKLWYDRLVLAVRLAMPPDDPYTVIHSENLVGLFTCIFVRNSERISLTDTAITTIKRGMKGRYGNKGAIIARFTLDDTSFCFLNCHLAAGQKHVRERNQDLAAMFEEKTVFPYASPNVSATAYVGGGDGTMVLDHEVVFLNGDLNYRIDQRRELVIQSIHAGDINSLLPNDQLLKEMQYNPGFRLRHFTEPPITFAPTYKYDRGSNEFDSSEKRRIPAWCDRILYRSRGDRVQYEHYKRYEPNVSDHRPVSGGFRVKVKSVNRDAWNDVKARVEEEWQGRQDQLLWASQEFYTGNMSKLLL from the exons ATGGACTCTAACATTGAGGAAAACTCAATCAAACCTGTTAACAAGCTGCGTGAGCGTTTTGAAGCTTTGGCAGCTTCTTCGACGACCAAGGCTGGGGGCTCGCATTCGAATGACCATGAAGAGGGATTACCCACTGGAGGCGACACAATGCCCAACGCGTCGCCTCGGCGCAATGGACTCGCTAATCTACGGCCCTCGTCAATCGTATCGTCTCCGGGACGTAATTCGTCGGTCATGTTGAAGAAAGATACCGAAAGTGACGCTTCCAATGACATTGACGAAGCACCTACTCCCACTCAGATCCGTGCTTCACCCCCTCCCATCAGCAGGAAACCAGGTCTCAAGCCCCCTCCCCCACCACCTCCAGAGCGTACCTCTACACTAAAGTCCAAATCTAGCACAGACAGCGTCGTCTCGTCCAAAGGACTAACTCCCATAGGTGTTCACCGCAAACCCccgccccctccacctttgcaTA TGCTACCAGCACTCCCTCTTTCAGATCCTTGGATACTTC TCCCATTAGTACACCCGGTGTTTTGTTACCGCTTGACAGTCAAATTCGACGATCACCATCTCCCATACCTCGAGAGGGTACCCCCTCGCTGGCTCCCACGTCTACTAATGGTCAAACTCCTCCTATTTTACCGATTCGCATCAATATCCCGGATACGTCTCAAGTTGAACCTTTTCACAACGATTCTGAG GCCCTCCAAGAGCACAGGTTTTGTTCACACCTTCTACACCTGGATCCCCGGCGCCGCCTCTTCCTTCCCGACCAGCCCAGATAGTATGTCCTCGAGTAACACAACGGTACATCACACACTACCCAGGCGAACGGATACACTCAACCAACAGGCCGAGGTTGATGAATTTGGTTTGGGACTGCGTTCGCCCCCTCCCAGGCACCACTCATTAAATAGTGGTCGGTCTGCATCTGTTCCAATGGGGAGACCTGCTCCTCCTCCGCCCCCGCCACCCCGCCCATCGTCAGTTCTCTCCCCTGCATCGGCTATCAGTCCCCAACGGGAATTACGAACTCGCTT GTCTGAAGTCATTCCGATTGTGCCCAGTCCTGTTTCTACCGCATCTACTGCGCCCCCTCCTCCAATGGCTACTCGGCCAACATCGTCAACATGGGGTCGTTTAGCTGGGCTAAAGGCTTGGGCCACAAGCGAAATTCACGATCATGGGTCCTTCAaacccccaccaccaccaacgCGGACCATAGCACCGGGAGACAAGCTCCCCCCTCCCCGGCGTGTATCCGGCGATGATTCTTCAGACTCTGAGGACGATGTAACTACGGGACCACTATCCTCCAACCCTGCCGCTCGAAAGCTTCAAGACGACATGCCCGACTCTTCTCAATCTCGCAGGTGCCCACCCATATACCGATCATTTACGCCGGTTCACGTTCCCTCTCACGGAGCCGTCGTTGCAGCTGCCGGTTACCGTATCTGTATTGCTCATACTTCTATTGAGATATACGACGCTCAGAGGATGCCATCTCCCCAATTTATCATCGACCTAGAGTATATTGGATTGAGTGGCGATCAAAAGAACCACGGATCACCGCTATGGAATTCCGCCCTGGCGAAACTCGCGAAGAAGATGGTCGATACATTTGGTGCGGTGGAAAGGATGGTCCATCTTTTTGAGTTGGATGCTTGGTCCGGACATGTCACGGATGTACTCATCCCTTCTGGTGGACACAGCCAGGCGGTGATACACGTTCTGCGCTACGGAAATTCTATGCTTACGATGGACGAATCTGGAAAAATCATTGTATTTGAACCGTCAGAAGATCGCTTGGCCCCAGCACTATCTAGATTTACTCGTTCCCACCGGGCTGCTGAAAAGCAAACATTCGCCAAGATTCTTGGTGGTCATTTGTGGACTTCTGGAGCCAATAGTGGCGGGAACACCACTTCAACGCGTGGTACTCCTTTCCGCACATATGACCTTTTGGCCACAAACTTCACGACCAAACACTTGTTCCCTAGCGAACCTGTTGGCCCAGCGCTATGCGGTGCCATTATCCCGGAATCGCCGGATCGTGTTTATATTGGCCATGAAGGTGGATGTATATCAATATGGAAGTACGACATCTTGACCAGCCAACACACCTGTGTCCAAGTGGTGAAACTGTCCGCATCTAGTGTCATTACCATGGAAGGCGTAGGGTCGCGTTTATGGCTGGGTACTAGATCTGGAACTATCACGGTCTGTGAGGTCCGGGAGGATTCGCCATGGATGGTCACGAACCAATGGCAAGCACATGGCGATTCGCCGGTTGCGCATATAGCAGTCGATCCGTATTCTATCTCCAAG GTTGGAAAGTTAGTTGTATATTCCGTAGGGCGCGACGACCGAATGCTCTTCTGGGATGGATTGGTTGGGGACAACTGGATTG ATGATGAAATGCAAAAACGAGAGGAGGAATACAGCACCTATCGAGATGTAAAAGTGCTTATATGCACATGGAATATTGACTCAGCAAAACCGGACCTTTTGACAGGGAATAGAGACAATACTTCATTCCTCGACAATGTCTTAGGGTCGGTGGATAGACCTGACATTATTGTGTTTGGCTTCCAAGAGGTGATTGACCTGGAGAACAAGAAACTCACAGCCA AGACAGTACTTCTGGGGAGTCAGAAGTCTAAAACAGAGAAAATTTCCGAAAAGGTTTCACGCTCATATAAACTATGGTATGATCGACTAGTCCTGGCAGTCAGGCTAGCGATGCCACCCGACGATCCTTATACCGTCATTCACTCCGAAAACCTTGTCGGACTGTTCACGTGCATATTTGTGCGCAACTCAGAACGTATATCCTTGACAGACACTGCAATTACTACGATCAAACGAGGTATGAAAGGCCGTTATGGCAATAAG GGTGCTATTATTGCGCGGTTCACACTCGATGATACGTCTTTCTGCTTCTTGAACTGTCATCTTGCTGCGGGTCAAAAACACGTCCGAGAAAGGAACCAGGATCTCGCTGCCATGTTTGAAGAGAAAACTGTGTTCCCGTACGCTTCACCGAACGTATCCGCCACCGCTTATGTTGGTGGAGGTGATGGGACGATGGTGCTAGACCATGAAGTCGTTTTC CTGAACGGTGACTTGAACTACCGAATTGACCAACGACGGGAGCTTGTCATTCAAAGCATCCATGCGGGGGATATTAATTCGCTGCTCCCTAATGACCAGTTGCTGAAGGAAATGCAATATAACCCTGGGTTCCGATTGCGTCATTTCACCGAACCACCTATTACTTTTGCGCCGACTTACAAGTACGATCGTGGATCTAACGAATTCGACAGTTCTGAAAAACGCCGCATTCCAGCTTGGTGCGACCGCATTCTCTACCGTTCTCGAGGTGACCGTGTGCAATACGAGCATTACAAACGATACGAACCAAACGTCTCTGATCACCGACCAGTATCTGGTGGGTTCAGAGTGAAGGTTAAATCCGTCAATCGAGACGCATGGAACGACGTTAAAGCACGAGTGGAGGAAGAATGGCAAGGGAGGCAAGACCAACTGCTATGGGCTTCGCAAGAGTTTTACACTGGCAACATGAGCAAACTTTTGCTCTGA
- a CDS encoding inositol-1,4,5-trisphosphate 5-phosphatase 11 produces MQRLLLKSSALKQGTPHLTSLYFLRGLFNHAKNNSKGKISSPKSGAAIIQSSQSRSQSQKPPISLRDLGKLLNGPTPEWPKYKPKKNMGRWSLRLYVRRIRSLLSSLAPVYATAAVEYVSSEPNIPETLRPRVMTKAVYFLLRAGNFPGALKIYRMMLADGFSPPEPLVAAIHRGVKANAARKTVVGLNPVLESISPARLSGTLNEHHLASLLSVLKSSKRPELMEDIVQAYIARNSDSCIGNPSVVGSMIRGYHAAGQLDGCYNWFHKYKQHWAFKNEPTPASPYVCLMVASRKLMPSNTAALYRIVQTMQEDGVTLTTIAYNEILVSELRNRNFRGVFSAFNALETGSYKLQPDAYTFSLIFDALWKDATGPCQNAQINPNNILDQMLFNSHPSVLTVHSSNAALRYFTHIGDFPSSIAIIKSMMTQRVSPNSLTVRWILEEVFKRCRIAFSISASPRLCDWARLFLGGLTRDHLAHTSHFLDVVQSTRDDTQSHRLTRAAEDALLIVHEAFVSQKSSPNFTNEEQRRAFPTLTRLHDFLHVCADPTCGKY; encoded by the coding sequence ATGCAGCGGCTTCTGCTAAAATCTTCAGCGTTAAAACAAGGAACACCGCATCTAACATCTCTGTATTTTCTCCGTGGTCTTTTCAACCATGCCAAGAACAACAGCAAGGGTAAAATATCCTCGCCCAAGAGTGGTGCAGCAATTATACAATCCAGTCAATCACGATCACAGAGCCAGAAGCCTCCTATATCCCTACGTGACTTGGGAAAACTTCTGAATGGACCGACACCCGAATGGCCAAAGTACAAACCGAAGAAAAACATGGGTCGCTGGAGTCTGCGGCTGTACGTGCGAAGAATCCGGAGTCTGCTCAGCTCGTTAGCCCCAGTGTACGCCACTGCTGCCGTGGAGTACGTTTCATCTGAACCAAACATACCGGAAACGTTGCGTCCTCGAGTTATGACCAAAGCGGTATATTTTTTGCTTCGTGCTGGGAATTTTCCTGGGGCCTTGAAGATTTATAGGATGATGCTTGCCGATGGATTTTCCCCTCCCGAGCCCCTTGTAGCGGCAATACACCGGGGTGTCAAGGCCAACGCCGCCCGCAAGACCGTTGTTGGATTAAACCCTGTCCTAGAGTCTATATCTCCTGCTCGCCTATCGGGAACACTTAACGAGCACCACCTCGCATCTCTTCTTTCTGTGCTTAAATCATCAAAGCGACCTGAGCTTATGGAGGACATTGTACAAGCATATATAGCTCGGAACTCGGACTCATGCATTGGGAACCCTTCGGTCGTGGGCTCCATGATTCGTGGGTATCATGCAGCCGGACAGCTGGATGGTTGTTACAACTGGTTTCACAAATACAAACAACACTGGGCTTTTAAAAATGAACCTACCCCAGCTTCTCCCTATGTATGCTTGATGGTGGCGTCCCGGAAGCTCATGCCATCAAACACCGCCGCGTTATATCGGATTGTCCAAACCATGCAGGAAGACGGAGTGACTTTGACTACTATAGCCTATAACGAAATTTTAGTATCCGAGCTTCGAAATCGTAATTTTAGGGGTGTTTTCTCAGCTTTCAATGCCCTGGAGACAGGGTCATACAAACTACAACCAGACGCATATACCTTTTCGTTGATCTTCGATGCGTTGTGGAAAGATGCGACAGGTCCCTGCCAAAATGCTCAAATTAACCCCAACAACATCTTAGACCAAATGCTATTCAATTCGCATCCATCCGTTTTGACTGTACACAGCTCGAATGCAGCGTTGCGATATTTCACACACATTGGTGACTTTCCCTCCAGCATTGCGATCATAAAGTCTATGATGACGCAACGAGTCTCGCCGAATTCACTGACCGTTCGGTGGATCCTGGAGGAAGTGTTCAAGCGTTGTCGGATCGCATTTAGCATTTCGGCGAGCCCCCGGCTATGCGATTGGGCTCGTCTCTTCTTAGGTGGACTTACGCGTGATCATCTTGCGCATACATCTCATTTCCTAGACGTCGTTCAATCGACCCGGGATGACACCCAGTCTCATAGACTCACCCGTGCTGCCGAAGACGCCCTTCTTATCGTTCACGAGGCGTTTGTATCTCAAAAATCATCTCCAAATTTCACAAATGAGGAACAACGCAGAGCTTTCCCCACCCTAACACGACTTCACGATTTTTTGCATGTCTGTGCCGACCCAACCTGTGGCAAGTACTGA
- a CDS encoding pre-rRNA-processing protein ESF2 — MSSWPPPGYVPPSSAPGSRSPTDANGPMKYPPGPDYYPNDGWGSRDREYDRERDGWGRDREWNEHDRRRPDWEYRRTQGRGRSRSPGGEDGRLKRRRSVSPTNERERYDPRYHGEHPRRHRSPNRGRGPMDPYSVDIPVSFRAFCEWYRYHHPEAAQEEEKVKREASEAGKELDKASDPMRAHFDAYKRKMLLKQNNMLFNAHKSQVWFIERYDPATEYGALRDRIKAEGRKGRTARFVQELEEGKYDPVVEDPTTVTTEPKPASSPRAEGVDTNDNELDFDHDNDDEGNPKPATEATENGKVKEGPQGGRDVECSMETEGNQVMIRTLPPDIGRVKLEQALNTISGFVYVTFGEPTFKKNFYRAAWIRFADDADMDQVMNSLSELKIDNFKLHTTRIVRPFTGRARITPSAACHPQRLTKDLARAKQLAHIYEEESRALNRVQDVSETANGEAEDESSLGSGCEHVERRFEKLVAEMEEKEGGSDGPNFAAKSLSIQLDLYLAYLRTAFNCCYYCAARADFPEELQRRCLKHTRPNVIVPASEPLSDERWLEWLDHKIAVLAEPEKVDPAEYGAKNYDDELSRCVEEYIKQEEEGKFRCKTCTKLFKATSFVEKHIANKHPELTQELETIPFFNNFALDPHHIQIPKLPPGPDPRAPPPPRMPYPMGDPRHMYPMGGPPPYGYRPPSPPGYRGYPPPFDPYYAAYGPPQPYARPRSPMRGNGPRLGERLGDYAPPDHMLAGLPPRPPTTGLDMPSGTAARPMPPPDAREDPRASAGRKSYHDMDGVAEGDVELMY, encoded by the exons ATGTCATCCTGGCCTCCCCCCGGCTATGTTCCCCCCAGCTCTGCCCCTGGGTCTCGCTCGCCCACCGACGCGAACGGACCTATGAAATATCCACCTGGTCCAGACTACTATCCAAACGATGGATGGGGCTCCCGTGACCGTGAATATGATCGTGAACGGGACGGCTGGGGCCGCGATCGAGAATGGAACGAGCATGACCGACGCCGACCTGACTGGGAATATCGTCGTACCCAAGGCCGTGGTCGCAGCCGTAGTCCCGGTGGAGAAGACG GCCGCTTGAAGCGTCGTCGGTCCGTATCGCCCACCAACGAACGCGAGAGATATGACCCTC GTTATCACGGAGAGCATCCACGCCGCCACAGGTCCCCCAACAGAGGCCGTGGCCCTATGGATCCGTACAGTGTAGATATTCCTGTCTCATTCCGCGCATTTTGCGAATGGTATCGATATCACCACCCTGAAGCTgctcaagaagaagaaaaggtTAAACGCGAAGCCAGCGAAGCTGGAAAAGAGTTGGACAAGGCATCTGACCCCATGCGAGCTCATTTCGATGCCTATAAACGCAAGATGTTGCTCAAGCAG AACAACATGCTGTTCAACGCCCACAAAAGCCAAGTTTGGTTTATCGAACGTTATGACCCCGCAACGGAATATGGTGCCTTGCGTGACCGAATCAAGGCCGAGGGCCGAAAGGGGAGAACAGCCCGTTTTGTGCAAGAACTGGAAGAAGGAAAATATGACCCCGTTGTGGAAGATCCTACAACAGTGACAACGGAGCCTAAGCCTGCAAGCTCACCTCGCGCTGAGGGTGTTGATACCAATGATAACGAGTTGGATTTTGATCACGATAATGATGACGAGGGTAACCCAAAGCCGGCCACAGAAGCTACCGAAAATGGTAAAGTCAAGGAGGGGCCACAAGGCGGGCGGGACGTTGAGTGTAGTATGGAGACGGAGGGTAACCAGGTTATGATTAGGACCCTACCACCAGACATTGGACGTGTGAAGCTGGAACAG GCACTGAATACTATCTCAGGATTCGTGTATGTTACATTTGGGGAACCAACTTTCAAAAAGAACTTTTATCGGGCAGCTTGGATTAGGTTTGCTGATGATGCAGACATGGACCAGGTCATGAATTCCCTCTCAGAGCTTAAG ATTGATAACTTCAAACTTCACACGACCCGCATTGTTCGTCCCTTTACCGGACGTGCTCGTATTACACCCTCCGCAGCATGTCACCCTCAAAGGTTGACAAAAGACCTCGCGCGAGCTAAACAATTAGCTCATATCTATGAGGAGGAATCTCGTGCTTTAAACCGTGTACAAGATGTTTCTGAGACGGCAAATGGTGAAGCCGAGGATGAGTCATCCTTGGGAAGTGGATGTGAACATGTTGAGCGTCGATTTGAGAAACTAGTTGCTGAGATGGAAGAAAAAGAGGGTGGCTCTGATGGCCCCAATTTTGCTGCTAAGAGT TTGAGTATTCAACTCGATCTGTACCTTGCGTATCTTCGCACTGCATTCAATTGCTGCTACTACTGCGCCGCTCGTGCAGATTTTCCCGAAGAATTGCAGCGCCGCTGTCTCAAACACACTCGACCGAACGTCATTGTACCAGCGTCCGAGCCTCTGAGTG ACGAGAGGTGGTTAGAATGGCTTGACCACAAAATAGCCGTACTAGCTGAGCCAGAAAAGGTGGACCCCGCGGAGTATGGCGCTAAAAACTATGACGA TGAGTTGTCCCGTTGCGTTGAGGAGTACATCAAACAAGAGGAAGAGGGCAAATTTAGGTGCAAGACGTGCACAAAGCTCTTTAAAGCCACGTCATTTGTTGAGAAGCATATCGCCAATAAACATCCCGAACTAACGCAAGAACTAGAAACG ATACCGTTCTTCAATAACTTCGCATTGGATCCTCATCACATCCAGATTCCCAAACTCCCTCCTGGACCAGACCCAAGAGCGCCACCTCCGCCCCGTATGCCCTACCCAATGGGAGATCCACGCCACATGTACCCGATGGGTGGGCCGCCGCCATATGGATACCGACCTCCTTCCCCACCCGGCTACCGAGGCTACCCACCTCCGTTCGACCCTTATTACGCAGCCTATGGTCCGCCACAACCTTACGCACGTCCTCGCTCGCCGATGCGTGGTAATGGGCCCCGGTTAGGCGAAAGACTAGGGGATTATGCGCCCCCTGATCACATGCTCGCTGGTCTGCCACCGCGGCCCCCAACTACCGGGCTCGATATGCCATCCGGTACTGCGGCTCGCCCGATGCCCCCACCAGATGCTCGTGAAGATCCCCGAGCGTCAGCAGGGAGGAAGAGCTACCACGATATGGACGGTGTGGCCGAAGGAGATGTTGAGCTTATGTACTAA